In Streptomyces erythrochromogenes, the DNA window AGCTCCTCGTCGGGCGGCAGCACCTCGCCGGCCTCGGTGCCGTCCGTGAAGATGCGTACGCCGTACCAGGCCTGCAGCGGCGCACCGATCCCCGACAGGGTCGCGGTCAGCCCGGCCAGCCGGTCGGCGCGTACGTCCAGGCCCAGCCGGTTCGTGTAGTCGGTGCTGTCGAAGGCGGCCAGCGCGCCCTTCCAGTCACCGTCCAGCCCGTGCCGCATGGCGAGGGCGTCGCCGTTGCGCACCAGCAGGGACAGCAGTCCGCCCGGGGCCAGCATCCGGGCCAGCCCGGCGAGCATGGCGTCCGGCTCGGGCACGTACATCAGCACCCCGTGGCACAGCACCACGTCGAAGCTGCCCGGAAGGAAATGGGCGCCGGTCTCGCGCCCGTCCCCCTCCAGCAGCTTCACCCGGTCGCGGATCCCGGCGGGCTCCACGGCCAGTGCCTCGCGTGCGACGGCCAGCATGCCCGGATCCTGCTCCAGGCCCGTCACCTTGTGCCCGGCGCGGGCGAGGCGCAGCGCCTGGGTGCCCTGGCCCATGCCGACGTCGAGAACGCGCAGCCGCTGCCCCACGGGGAAGCGCTGCGCGATCTGTTCGTCGACCTGTCGGCCCACGAGCTCCTGACGGACCGCGTTGCGCAGTCCGCCCAGGCCCTCGAGCCACAGGCGTGCCCCCTCGGCGAAGCCTTCCCCCGACGCGCCGGGCGTCCCTCCGGTCAGGGCCGTTCCCCGCGCTTGACCTGCGGCTTCGGCAGGCGCAGCCGGCGCATCTGCAGGGTGCGCATGAGGCCGTACGCGACCGCGCCGCGGCGC includes these proteins:
- a CDS encoding class I SAM-dependent methyltransferase, producing MWLEGLGGLRNAVRQELVGRQVDEQIAQRFPVGQRLRVLDVGMGQGTQALRLARAGHKVTGLEQDPGMLAVAREALAVEPAGIRDRVKLLEGDGRETGAHFLPGSFDVVLCHGVLMYVPEPDAMLAGLARMLAPGGLLSLLVRNGDALAMRHGLDGDWKGALAAFDSTDYTNRLGLDVRADRLAGLTATLSGIGAPLQAWYGVRIFTDGTEAGEVLPPDEELEQLLAAEDRAGRTDPYRGVAALLHLCGVRG